The following nucleotide sequence is from Azoarcus sp. CIB.
ACCGAGCAGACGCAACCCGAATGGACCTACTGGCTCGGCCGCGCGCTCGCCGCACAGAACCGCCCCGTGGAGGCCGCGGCCCTGTACCAACGCGTCGCCGGACAGCCCAGCTTCTACGGCATCCTCGCCGGCGAGGAGTTGGGCACCGCCTTCGCCGCACCCTCGCGCAGCGGCACCGTCACGGCGGAGGACATCGCGCGCGCCGATGGCGACCCCGGGCTGCGCCGCGCGCTCGCGCTGTACCGGCTGGAGATGCGCACCGAGGGCATGCGCGAATGGAACTGGTCGCTGCGCCGCCGCGACGAGGGCTTCCTGATCGCCGCGGCGCGGCTCGCGCTGCGCAACGAGATCTACGACCGCGCAATCAACACCGCCGAACGCACCGACCCCCAGGCCAACTACGACCTGCGCTTCCTCACGCCCTACCGCCAACTCATCGAGCCGCAGGTGCACCAGCAGGGCCTCGATATGGCTTGGGTATATGGCCTGATGCGTCAGGAAAGCCGCTTCATCGCACCGGCACGCTCGAGCGCCGGCGCCCAGGGTCTGATGCAGGTGATGCCGGCCACGGGCAAATGGGTGGCGCGCAAGATCGGCCTCGCCGGCTATCACCAAGGCATGCTGACCGACCCCGACACCAACGTGCTGCTGGGTACCAGCTACATGCGCCTGATCCTCGAGGATCTCGACGACCATCCGGTGCTGGCGTCCGCCGGCTACAATGCGGGACCGGGTCGCGCGCGCAAATGGCGCGACGAACGCCCGCTCGAAGGCGCGATCTATGCAGAGACGATCCCCTTCGACGAAACGCGCGATTATGTGAAAAAGGTGATGGCCAATGCGGTCATCTATGCCGCGATGCTGGAAGCGAAGCCGCAGTCGCTGAAGGCCCGTCTTGGCACGATCTCACCACGGCTGACGGCGGAACCCTAGGGATCCGTCCGGCCTGCGCAAGGAGGCTGCAGCATGAAACTGGAACGCGTCGTACTCGTCGGCGGCACCGGGTTTGTGGGTCGCGTCGTTGCGAACCGCCTGTCGCGCGAGGGCATAACCGTGCGGATCCCGACGCGGCGCTACATCCATGCGGGCGAGCTGCTGGTGCTGCCGACCGTGGATGTCATCGAAGCCGACATCCATGACCCGGCGACGCTGGAGCGTCTCTTCGCCGGCGCCGACGCCGTCGTAAACCTCGTCGGCATCCTGCACTCGCGCCCGGGCCGGCCCTACGGCCCCGACTTCGCACGCGCCCACGTCGAGCTGCCGCGCAAGATCGTCGCGGCGTGCCGGGCGGCCGGCGTCGCCCGCCTCGTGCACATCAGCGCGCTCGGCGCGGCGGCGGACGGCCCGTCGGAATACCAGCGCTCGAAGGCGGCCGGCGAGGAAGCGATCCGCGCGGCCGGCAGTACCAACAGCTCGCCGGCGTGGACGATCCTGCGCCCGTCGGTGATCTTCGGCCGCGAGGACAGCTTCCTCAACATGTTCGTGCGCCTCGCGCATCTTTTCCCCGTCCTGCCGCTCGCGGGCGCGCATGCGCGCTTCCAACCGGTGCACGTCGAGGACGTCGCCGAGGTCGTGTGGCGCAGCCTCACGGAGCCGTCGGCACGCGGCCAGACCTACGAGGTGGCGGGACCGAAGGTCTACACGCTGCGCGAACTGGTCGAATACGTCAGCGCGCTTTCCGGCCGGCCGCGCCCGGTGATCCCGCTGCCCGAGGGCCTCGCGCTGCTGCAGGCGCGGATGATGGAACTCGCGCCGCAACCGCTGATGAGCCGCGACAACGTGCGCTCGATGCGCGTCGACAACGTCGCCGGCGGCGCCCCCCTGCCCTTCGGCATGACGCCGGCGGGGCTCGAGGCGCTCGCGCCGACCTGGATCGGCGATGGACATCTGCGCGCCCGCTACTACCCGATGCGCAGCCGCGCGCGCCGCCCGCGCCATGGCTGACCTTTTTCCCCCTGCTGCAGAAAACGGAGACGACCGCATGAAGCTCATCATCGGCAACAAGAACTACTCGTCCTGGTCCCTGCGCCCCTGGATGGCCGCGCGCGCCAGCGGACAGATCTTCGAGGAGATCCGCATTCCGCTCTTCATCGAAGGCAGCCGCGAACGCATCCTGCAGCACTCGCCCTCGGGCAAGGTGCCGTGCCTGATCGACCACGGCCTCGCGGTGTGGGATTCGCTGGCGATCTGCGAGTATCTGGCCGAGAAGGCTCCCGCCCTGTGGCCGACCGACCCGGCAGCGCGCGCGGTCGCACGTGCGGTCAGCGCCGAGATGCACTCCAGCTTCCAGGACCTGCGCCAGCACATGACGATGAACATCCGCAAGGACTACGCCGGCAAGGGCCACACCCCCGCCGTCGATGCCAACATCGCGCGCATCGAGGCGATCTGGAACGACTGCCGGGAGCGCTTCGGCGCACGGGCGAATCCGGCCGGCCCCTATCTCTTCGGCGCATTCACGATCGCGGACGCGATGTATGCCCCGGTGTGCTTCCGCTTCAAAACCTACGGCGTGCAGCCCGCCGGCGCGGCTGGCGAGTATCTCGCGGCGATGCTCGCGCATCCGGCGATGAAGGAATGGGAGGCGGCGGCGCTCGCGGAGACCGAATCCATTCCTGGCGAGGACCTGTACGGCTGATGCGCTGCTACGTCGTCGGCGGCGCCGTGCGCGACCGCCTGCTTGGCCTGCCGGTGCAGGACCGCGACTGGGTGGTGGTCGGCGCGACGCCCGAGGAGATGCTCGCGCGCGGTTTCCGCCCGGTCGGCAAGGACTTCCCCGTCTTCCTGCACCCGCAGACCAACGAGGAATACGCCCTCGCGCGCACCGAACGCAAGAGCGGGCGCGGCTACACCGGCTTCGTCGTGCATGCCTCGCCCGACGTCACGCTGGAGGACGACCTGCTGCGGCGCGACCTGACGATCAACGCGATCGCCGCGGACGAGGACGGCACGCTGATCGACCCCTATGGAGGCCAGGCCGATCTCGCCGCGCGCATCTTCCGCCACGTGAGCCCCGCGTTTGCCGAGGATCCGGTGCGCATCCTGCGGGTCGCGCGCTTCGCCGCGCGCTTCGGCGACTTCGGCGTGGAGCCGGAGACGCTGGCGCTGATGCGCGCGATGGTGGGCGACGGCGAGGTCGACCACCTCGTCCCCGAGCGGGTGTGGCAGGAGCTCGCGCGCGGGCTGATGGAAGCGCGCCCCTCGCGCATGCTGCGCGTACTGCGCGACTGCGGCGCGCTGGCGCGCATCCTGCCAGAAGTCGAGCGCCTGTTCGGCGTACCGCAACCGGTCGAACACCACCCGGAGGTCGACACCGGCGAGCATGTGCTGCTGGTGCTCGACCACGCGGCGAAGACCCGGCAGCCGCTCGCCGTGCGCTGGGCCTGCCTGATGCACGACCTCGGCAAGGGCGACACGCCCGCCGACATCCTGCCGCACCACTACGGCCACGAAGCGAAGAGCGCGACCCGCGCGCGCGCGGTGTCGGAGCGCCTGCGCGCGCCGGTCGAGTGCCGCGACCTCGCGGTGATCTTCGCGCGCGAGCACGGGATTCTTCACCAGGTCGAAAAGCTGCGCCCGGAAACCGTCGTCAAGGTGCTGGAGACGGTCGACGCCCTGCGCCGGCCCGAGCGCTTCGCCCTGCTGCTGGAAGCCGCGGCCTGCGACTATCACGGCCGTCCCGGCCGCGAGGCGCCTTACCTCCGCGCGGAGCGCTGGCGTGCGGGGCTGGCCGCGATCCAGGGTGTGGATGCGGGCGCGATCGCGCGTGCCTGCGACGACAAGTCGCAGATCCCGCAGCGCGTGCATGCGGCGCGCGTCGCCGCGGTGAAGGCACTGGGCGGGCGGACTGCCGCCGCTGCGGGCTGAATTCGCGCACCGCGGCACATCATTTGTCGCCGGCCCCGCTCACAGCGCCCGCAGGATTGCCCATGCCGCCAGCGACAGAAGGATGGTGCTGGTAAACGGCAGATGAAAGGCGCGGCCGAAGAGGCGAAAATGCAGGTCTCCGGGCAGGTGACCGAAGCGCAGCCGGGTCAGCCCCGGGCGGAACAGGCCGATAACCAGTACCATCAGCACGATCACGACGAGCCACTTCAACACGCCCTGCTCCGGCAAATAAACGAACATTATCAACCCGCCAAGCAATTACGTGATGTCAGGTTGAGGACTGCACGGTCGCTCCCTCCCCTTGAAGGGGGAGGAACAAGGAGTCCGAGCAGCCTTCATATTGCACGCGCAGCCGGGCCGGGCCAGCCCTCCACAAGATGACGCCAGGAATGAACGACTTCACTTCTCCCACGATACCCCCAGCGACTCCCGTCGCACCGGAACTCCGCACATGAACACCAACCGTTTCGGCGACCTCGAAGTCCTCGCCTGCAGCCCGTCGGGCAAGCCGGCGTTCGCGACGCCCCTGCTCTTCATCCACGGCGCCTACACCGGCGCATGGTGCTGGGCCGAGCACTTCCTGCCCTATTTCGCCGACGCCGGCTACACCTGCTACGCCGTGTCGCTGTCAGGGCACGGCGGCAGCCGGCGGCGCGCGGTGCTCGACACGCTGTCGATCGACGACTACGTGCGCGACGTCGCCGAGGTCGTCTCCCGCCTGCCCGCGACGCCGGTGCTGATCGGCCACTCGATGGGCGGCATGGTCGTGCAGAAGTACCTCGAACGCGCCGGCGCACCCGCCGCGGTGCTGCTGTGCTCGGTGCCGCCGCAGGGGCTCATGGGTTCGGCGATCGGGCTGATGTTCAACAAGCCCAGCCTGGTCAACGACCTCAACAGCATGCTCAACGGCGGACATCCCGAGCCGGAGGGCCTGCGCGAAGCCCTCTTCCACCAGCCCGTCGACGACGACGCGCTGATGCGCTACTACCGCCAGTGCCAGCCGGAATCGCATCGCGCGATCTGGGACATGACGCTGTTCAACCTCCCGCAGCCGGGACGCATGCACCGCCCGCCGATGCTGATCCTGGGCGCGGAGCACGACCACCTCATCCCGCCCGCGCAGGTGTCCATGACCGCCGCGATCTATGGCGAGCCCGCGCACATCTTTCCCGGCCTGGGACACGGCGTAATGCTGGAACGCGACTGGCGCCCGGTGGCCGACCACATCGCGGCGTGGCTTCCGACACAAATTGTTTGATCGCCCACTGGAAATCGTCATCATTCCCATTCATGATGGAAGCGAGGGTGCGAGGAGGCACCCCCGACAGCCCCGCCACGGAACGTGATTCCGCGCCGTGCCGGAGTTGAAAACAAAGCGCAGGTCCGCACATACGGAGCAAGGGCTTCAGGAATCGGACGCGGCTGCCGATAGTTCACCCAGGTAGCCGGATCACCCGAGCACGCAGCGGAGGCCAAAATGGTGACGATCATGGACATGACGACGGGCAAGGCCATCGGGGAGCCGACGGAAGAGTACGGCGACGAGGTGCTCAACGCGAACTGGCTGCCGCCGCAGCCGGAAGTCGCGGCCGGGCTGCAGGAAGTCGAGCACGCCGCGCACGACGCGCAGAAGCCGCCGATCGACGTCGAGCATTTCCTCGAAGCGGTGTACCGCTACCAGGAATGAACGACCCGGGTGTGCGCGCGAGGCCGCGCCGCACCGCCGGTCCGCGCGCAATGACGCGCGCCTGACACCCGCGCCGGGGAGCGCGGGCGGTGCACTGTGTGCCGCTACAGCGCGTGCAGGCGATCGCCGCGCATGAAGCCCAGCAGCGGCTCGCCGATGCCGCGTCCCACCGCGAGCACCTTGAACAGCTCCCCCATCTCCTGCGGCGTCGTCAGGCGCTGCACCGCGCGCGCCGCGCGGATGTAGTCCGCGCTCTCCTCCGGCCCGCGCCGCGCGAGACATTCCAGCACCCCGCAGTTGAACAGGAAGGCCGCTTGGTTCGTGTAGCCCATCACGTCCAGCCCGGCGTCGAACGACGCTTCCGCAACCGCGGTGAAATCGACGAAGGCGGTGATGTCGTTGAGCCCCGGCCACAGAAAGGGGTCAGGATGCGCGTTGTGGCGGTAGTAGCACAGCAGCGTCCCGCTCGAACGCGAAGGCAGGTAGTACTCGGCGCGCGGATAGCCGTAGTCGATCAGCAGCAGCGCACCGCATTCCAGCCGCGCGGCCCACTCGCCGATCCACGCGCGCGCCGCGAGGTTGATCTCGGTGACGTACTCGGCGCTGTCCGAGCGCGGCAGCTCGAGCGCGGCCGCTGCTTCGGCGACCGCGCCGGCGGCGGGCGAATCGGCCCAGCGCAGGATGCCCTCCTCGTCGACCGCGACGCCGCGCTCGAAAAGCGCATCGCCGCGCGTGGCGACCACATGCACCGGCATCACATCGAGCACCTCGTTCGCGACGACGGCGCCGGCGAAGCGCTCGGGCAGCGTATCGAGCCACTTCACGCGCGCCGCCAGATGCGGCACCTTCGCCGCCAGCGTGTCGAACTGGCGCTCGCGCAGCTCCCCCGAGACCTCGAGAATGCCGTAGCTTTCCGGCGCACAGCCGCGGCGCTCGAGTTCGAGCAGCAGGTCCGCGGCCAGCAGCCCCGTGCCGGCACCGACCTCGATCACATGGGGCGCGGACGCGCGCATCACCTGCTCGACCTGCGCCGCGAGCGCCTGGCCGAACAGCGGCGTGAGCTCCGGCGAGGTGATGAAGTCGCCGCCGGGACCGAACTTTCGCGCTCCGCCGCTGTAATACCCGAGACCCGGCGCGTACAGCGCGAGCTCCATGTAGCGCGAGAACGGGATCCATCCGCCGGCTTCGGCGATGGCAGAAGTGATCGTGCGGAGCAGGCGCGTACTCTGTTCGAGGGCGTCGGCGGAGGGTGCGGGCAGGGACATGGGCGACGGGCAGCGGAAAACGCGTATTCTAACCCCCGCCGCACGGCCGGCCCCGCGCGCGGCCACGGACGATCACGCATACAAGAATGAATCACGGACCACCCCAACGATGGACATGCAGGACACTCCCGTCATCCTCATCACCGGCGCCGCGCGGCGCGTCGGCGCCGAAATCGCGCGCACGCTGCACGCCGCGGGCGCAAACGTCGTGCTGCATTACCGCAGTTCGGCCGGCGACGCCGACGCGCTCGCCGACGCACTGAACCGTGTACGCCCCGGATCGGCCTGGACGGCGCATGCCGACCTCAGGGACGACGGCGCCCCCGAGGCGCTGGCCGACGCGGTGCTGACGCGCCACGGCCGCCTCGACGCGCTGGTGAACAACGCGTCGAGCTTCTTCCCGACGCCGCTCGGCACGATAGATGCCACCGCGTGGAGCGACCTGATCGGCTCCAACCTGAAGGGGCCGCTATTCCTGTCGCAGGCCCTCGCCCCGGCGCTGCGCAAGGCACGCGGCGCGATCGTGAATATCGTCGACATCCACGCCGAGCGCCCCCTGCGCCACTACCCGCTGTACTGCGCCGCCAAGGCCGGGCTGCTGGGCCTGACGAAGGCGCTTGCGGTGGAGCTTGCCCCGGAGGTGCGCGTGAACGGCGTGTCGCCGGGCGCCGTGGACTGGCCCGAGAACGGCCAGATCGCCCCCGCGGAGCAGGACGCGATCGTGCGTCACACGCTGCTCGGCCGCGCCGGCAGCCCCGCAGACATCGCCCGCACCGTGCGCTTCCTGGTGTTCGACGCGACCTACGTCACCGGTCAGATCCTCGCCGTCGACGGTGGGCGCAGCGCGCATCTCTGATCCACTGCGCCGAAAGGTATAATTCCGCTCGTTTTTCTTGCAGGACTCCCGCCGTGAACGCCCCCGCCGCTGCCGCCGAGGCAGCACCCCCGCCCCCGCACGCCAACTCCGCCGCTGCGGACGACAGCCGTTTCTCCAACACCTTCCTGCGCCTGAAGAAGAAGCTCGAGCGCGGCGTCGGCAAGGCGATCGGCGACTTCAACATGATCGGCGAAGGCGACACCGTGCTGGTGTGCGTGTCGGGCGGCAAGGACTCCTACACGCTGCTGTCCTGCCTGATGGCGCTGCGCGAGCGCGCACCGGTGAATTTCCGCATCGTCGCGATGAACCTGGACCAGAAGCAGCCGGGCTTTCCCGCCGACGTGCTGCCGGCCTACTTCGAGTCGATCGGCATCGAGTACCGCATCGTCACCGAGGACACCTACTCGATCGTCAGGGACAAGATCCCCGAGGGCAAGACCACCTGCTCGCTGTGTTCGCGCCTGCGTCGCGGCATCATCTACCGCGTTGCCAAGGAGATCGGCGCGACGCGCATCGCGCTCGGGCACCACCGCGACGACATGATCGAGACGCTGTTCCTCAACATGTTCTTCGGCGGCAAGCTGAAATCCATGCCGCCCAAGCTCGTCAGCGACAACGGCGAGCACGTCGTGATCCGCCCGCTGGCCTACTGCACCGAGGCCGAGATCGCCCGCTTCGCGCGCACGATGGACTTCCCCATCATCCCGTGCAATCTGTGCGGCTCCCAGGAAAACGCGCAGAGGAAGCAGATCAAGACCATGCTGCAGGGCTGGGCGCGCGAGTTCCCGGGGCGCATCGAGTCGATCGCGACGGCGATGAGCCAGGTCGTGCCCTCGCACCTCGCGGACAGTGCGCTGTTCGATTTCCCCAATCTCACGCGCGACACGCCGGTCGCCGAGGGCGACATCGCCTTCGACCGCCCCGAACTGCCGTCGCAGAGCCGTGTCATTCCCATCGTGAGTGAATTCACGGACGAGGACTGAGCGTTCATGCCGGTGGCTTGCGTCGCCGGCGCCATTTGACGATCATTTCCAGATTCCGCGATTTCCCCTTCAGCATCGCCCGGCAGCACCCCCCGGCCGGCCCGCAACTGCAACGGAACCCCGGTCATGACCCAGCCGAACAACGTCTGCGTCCTCGTCGCCGAAATACCCGGAGCCGACCGTATCGCCGACGCCCTCGACGCTGCCGAGGCACGGCGCGCGCTGGAGCGCTGCATGCACCGCATCGACCTCGCGATCGAAGCCAACGGCGGTACGGCGCAGCGGCGCGGCGCGGCCCGCGTCTGCGCGACATTTCCGCGCGGCGACGAGGCCGTGCTCTCCGCTTGCGAGATGTTCGACCGCGTGCAGAGCCTGCCCCCGCTGCGCGGCCTGCGCATGACGATCTGCGTCGGCCTGCACTGCGGCGCCGGTGCCGACGAAGCCGAACTCGGCGCCACGCGTCTGGCGGAAACGGCCAAGCCTGGGCACGCGCTCGCAAGCGAGGCCGTCGTCATGCAACTTTCGCCCACCGGGCGGCAGTTCGTCGCCGCCTCGCCCTCGCACAACCCCGCCCTCGCCGGCCTGGGCTGGACCGCCTTCGCGGTGGCGCGCCAGCCCGCCACCGCCGCCTCGGTTCCGGTCGACCGACGGATCGAGCAGCGTGTGCGCATCCGCCACGGCCAGAACACCCTGTTCGTGGATGAAACGCGCCCGGTCGTGCTTCTCGGACGCGAACTCGGCAACGACGTCGTGATCGCGGACCCGCGCGCGTCGCGCCAGCATGCCCGTATCGAACGCCGCCGCGAGGGTTTCGTGCTGATCGACCAGAGCACCAACGGCACCTTCCTCGCCGACGACAGCGGCAACGAGAGCTGTATCAAGGGCGCCGAACTCGTGCTCGCGGGCAGCGGGCGCATCGGCTGCGGCTTCTCGGCGAACGAGGTCGAGCGCGAGCTGGTGTTCATCGACATCGTCTGATGCGCCACGCCGAAATGGATGTAACGCCCGACGGGACGGGATGCGGTCTCGCGGGAACGGAGGTGTGGGAGCGGCATCGCGGATGAGCGTCCTGTCGCTGCTCGACCCCGGCCCCGACGCCGGGCTGGTCGCCCTCTTCGTGTCGAGCTTCCTCTCCGCGACGCTGCTGCCGGGCGGCTCGGAGCTGGTGCTCGCCGGCGTGCTGAGCCTGCGCCCGGAACAGCTCGTGCCCGCCCTGACGCTCGCGACGCTCGGCAACACACTGGGCGGCATGAGCACCTGGGGCCTTGCGCGCCTGCTGCCCCGGCGCGCCGACACCACCCGCCTCGACTGGGTGCGCCGGCATGGCGCACCAGTGCTGCTGCTCTCCTGGGCGCCCGTCGTCGGCGACGCGCTGTGCGCCGCCGCCGGCTGGCTGCGCCTGCCGTGGCTGCCCTGCCTGCTGTGGATGGGCGTGGGCAAGCTGCTACGCTACGCGCTCATCGCCTTTTCCGTCACCTGATCGCCTTCCTGCCCCCATGAACATTCAGCGCCTGGGCACCACCGCCCGCTATTCCGACATCGTCATCCACAACGGCACCGCGTGGATCGTCGAGGTCCCCGCCACCGACGACGCCGACGCCGCGACACAGACCGGCGAGATCCTCGCGAGCCTCGACACGCTGCTGGCCCGCGCCGGAAGCAGCCGCGAACGCCTGCTGTCGGCGACGATCTACCTCATCGACATGGCCGACTACGATGCCATGAACGCGGTGTGGGACGCCTGGCTGCCCCCCGGCACGGCCCCGTCGCGCGCCTGCGTGCAGGTCGCGGGGCTCGCCCGCCCGGGCTGGCGCGTGGAGATCGCGGTCGTCGCTGCCAGCGCGCGCGCCGACTGAACTTTCGCCCCCGCAGCTGTCCGACAACAGTCTCAACCTGCAGAAAAATCAAGACCCTACGCG
It contains:
- a CDS encoding YqaA family protein: MSVLSLLDPGPDAGLVALFVSSFLSATLLPGGSELVLAGVLSLRPEQLVPALTLATLGNTLGGMSTWGLARLLPRRADTTRLDWVRRHGAPVLLLSWAPVVGDALCAAAGWLRLPWLPCLLWMGVGKLLRYALIAFSVT
- a CDS encoding SAM-dependent methyltransferase; translated protein: MSLPAPSADALEQSTRLLRTITSAIAEAGGWIPFSRYMELALYAPGLGYYSGGARKFGPGGDFITSPELTPLFGQALAAQVEQVMRASAPHVIEVGAGTGLLAADLLLELERRGCAPESYGILEVSGELRERQFDTLAAKVPHLAARVKWLDTLPERFAGAVVANEVLDVMPVHVVATRGDALFERGVAVDEEGILRWADSPAAGAVAEAAAALELPRSDSAEYVTEINLAARAWIGEWAARLECGALLLIDYGYPRAEYYLPSRSSGTLLCYYRHNAHPDPFLWPGLNDITAFVDFTAVAEASFDAGLDVMGYTNQAAFLFNCGVLECLARRGPEESADYIRAARAVQRLTTPQEMGELFKVLAVGRGIGEPLLGFMRGDRLHAL
- a CDS encoding FHA domain-containing protein, yielding MTQPNNVCVLVAEIPGADRIADALDAAEARRALERCMHRIDLAIEANGGTAQRRGAARVCATFPRGDEAVLSACEMFDRVQSLPPLRGLRMTICVGLHCGAGADEAELGATRLAETAKPGHALASEAVVMQLSPTGRQFVAASPSHNPALAGLGWTAFAVARQPATAASVPVDRRIEQRVRIRHGQNTLFVDETRPVVLLGRELGNDVVIADPRASRQHARIERRREGFVLIDQSTNGTFLADDSGNESCIKGAELVLAGSGRIGCGFSANEVERELVFIDIV
- a CDS encoding alpha/beta fold hydrolase; protein product: MNTNRFGDLEVLACSPSGKPAFATPLLFIHGAYTGAWCWAEHFLPYFADAGYTCYAVSLSGHGGSRRRAVLDTLSIDDYVRDVAEVVSRLPATPVLIGHSMGGMVVQKYLERAGAPAAVLLCSVPPQGLMGSAIGLMFNKPSLVNDLNSMLNGGHPEPEGLREALFHQPVDDDALMRYYRQCQPESHRAIWDMTLFNLPQPGRMHRPPMLILGAEHDHLIPPAQVSMTAAIYGEPAHIFPGLGHGVMLERDWRPVADHIAAWLPTQIV
- a CDS encoding glutathione S-transferase family protein, coding for MKLIIGNKNYSSWSLRPWMAARASGQIFEEIRIPLFIEGSRERILQHSPSGKVPCLIDHGLAVWDSLAICEYLAEKAPALWPTDPAARAVARAVSAEMHSSFQDLRQHMTMNIRKDYAGKGHTPAVDANIARIEAIWNDCRERFGARANPAGPYLFGAFTIADAMYAPVCFRFKTYGVQPAGAAGEYLAAMLAHPAMKEWEAAALAETESIPGEDLYG
- a CDS encoding multifunctional CCA addition/repair protein gives rise to the protein MRCYVVGGAVRDRLLGLPVQDRDWVVVGATPEEMLARGFRPVGKDFPVFLHPQTNEEYALARTERKSGRGYTGFVVHASPDVTLEDDLLRRDLTINAIAADEDGTLIDPYGGQADLAARIFRHVSPAFAEDPVRILRVARFAARFGDFGVEPETLALMRAMVGDGEVDHLVPERVWQELARGLMEARPSRMLRVLRDCGALARILPEVERLFGVPQPVEHHPEVDTGEHVLLVLDHAAKTRQPLAVRWACLMHDLGKGDTPADILPHHYGHEAKSATRARAVSERLRAPVECRDLAVIFAREHGILHQVEKLRPETVVKVLETVDALRRPERFALLLEAAACDYHGRPGREAPYLRAERWRAGLAAIQGVDAGAIARACDDKSQIPQRVHAARVAAVKALGGRTAAAAG
- a CDS encoding complex I NDUFA9 subunit family protein, coding for MKLERVVLVGGTGFVGRVVANRLSREGITVRIPTRRYIHAGELLVLPTVDVIEADIHDPATLERLFAGADAVVNLVGILHSRPGRPYGPDFARAHVELPRKIVAACRAAGVARLVHISALGAAADGPSEYQRSKAAGEEAIRAAGSTNSSPAWTILRPSVIFGREDSFLNMFVRLAHLFPVLPLAGAHARFQPVHVEDVAEVVWRSLTEPSARGQTYEVAGPKVYTLRELVEYVSALSGRPRPVIPLPEGLALLQARMMELAPQPLMSRDNVRSMRVDNVAGGAPLPFGMTPAGLEALAPTWIGDGHLRARYYPMRSRARRPRHG
- a CDS encoding DUF2905 domain-containing protein, giving the protein MLKWLVVIVLMVLVIGLFRPGLTRLRFGHLPGDLHFRLFGRAFHLPFTSTILLSLAAWAILRAL
- a CDS encoding pteridine reductase, with the protein product MDMQDTPVILITGAARRVGAEIARTLHAAGANVVLHYRSSAGDADALADALNRVRPGSAWTAHADLRDDGAPEALADAVLTRHGRLDALVNNASSFFPTPLGTIDATAWSDLIGSNLKGPLFLSQALAPALRKARGAIVNIVDIHAERPLRHYPLYCAAKAGLLGLTKALAVELAPEVRVNGVSPGAVDWPENGQIAPAEQDAIVRHTLLGRAGSPADIARTVRFLVFDATYVTGQILAVDGGRSAHL
- the ttcA gene encoding tRNA 2-thiocytidine(32) synthetase TtcA, with protein sequence MNAPAAAAEAAPPPPHANSAAADDSRFSNTFLRLKKKLERGVGKAIGDFNMIGEGDTVLVCVSGGKDSYTLLSCLMALRERAPVNFRIVAMNLDQKQPGFPADVLPAYFESIGIEYRIVTEDTYSIVRDKIPEGKTTCSLCSRLRRGIIYRVAKEIGATRIALGHHRDDMIETLFLNMFFGGKLKSMPPKLVSDNGEHVVIRPLAYCTEAEIARFARTMDFPIIPCNLCGSQENAQRKQIKTMLQGWAREFPGRIESIATAMSQVVPSHLADSALFDFPNLTRDTPVAEGDIAFDRPELPSQSRVIPIVSEFTDED
- a CDS encoding RidA family protein, whose amino-acid sequence is MNIQRLGTTARYSDIVIHNGTAWIVEVPATDDADAATQTGEILASLDTLLARAGSSRERLLSATIYLIDMADYDAMNAVWDAWLPPGTAPSRACVQVAGLARPGWRVEIAVVAASARAD